Below is a genomic region from Miscanthus floridulus cultivar M001 chromosome 1, ASM1932011v1, whole genome shotgun sequence.
CACGCGGTCTCTATCCATCCATGCATGGGGTGCGGACTGGAACCACCTGTCCGCCTCCGCCCGCTCCTCTCGCCTCCCGGGGCTATAAATCGCTAGCAGATCCGGAGCGCGCACCCACTTCGATCCGAACCCAGACGACTCGTCCCTCAGATAATCCGTCCCGTTCCGTTCGTCGTCGCATACGTACCGGCCGGCAGCAACTGCCCGATCGGCCCGATCGACCGGCGGCGCGGCGCCCGATGGAGACGTCGACGGCGGCGATGATGATGGACCACCAGCACCGCGCGGCGCCGTCGCTGTCGGCGGAGGAGAAGAGGCGGATCGAGCGGGTGGCGCGGTGCGTGGCGCGGGACCGGGACGGCGGGGACCTCacggagaagctgctgctgcgccTGCTCGGCCTCACGCGCAACGCCCGCCGCTGGGGGTTCCTCGCGCCGGACCACCCGCTCCACCCCTACTACCTCCAGCAGAAGGTCTCCGAGCGCTGCCGCATCCTCCGCCCGCGGCACGCCGCTGCCACTACCGCCGACCGGTGATCCCCCATCCGTTCTCCTACCTACCTGCCTACCGGCGCATGCATGCGCATTGCATGCGGACGTGCAGCCGGATCGACCATTGATAGGACTTAGCCATTATACGCGCATCACCTGCCTCTTCCTCTCTTTTACGCTGCCGATTCGTTTTGTTAATCGGAGCATCTTGTGTTAATTGTTAGGGATGAT
It encodes:
- the LOC136450309 gene encoding uncharacterized protein, whose translation is MHGVRTGTTCPPPPAPLASRGYKSLADPERAPTSIRTQTTRPSDNPSRSVRRRIRTGRQQLPDRPDRPAARRPMETSTAAMMMDHQHRAAPSLSAEEKRRIERVARCVARDRDGGDLTEKLLLRLLGLTRNARRWGFLAPDHPLHPYYLQQKVSERCRILRPRHAAATTADR